The Acomys russatus chromosome 3, mAcoRus1.1, whole genome shotgun sequence genome has a window encoding:
- the LOC127187142 gene encoding olfactory receptor 11G2-like — translation MKTFSSPSNSSTITGFILLGFPCPREGQILLFVLLFITYLLTLMGNASIICAVRCDQRLHTPMYLLLANFSFLEICYVTSTVPNMLANFLSDTKVISFSGCFLQFYFFFSLGSTECFFLAVMAADRYLAICRPLHYPALMTGRLCNTLVIGCWVLGFLWFPVPIIIISQMSFCGSRMIDHFLCDPGPLLALACSRAPLMEFFWTIISSVLLFVPFLFIMGSYILVLRAVFKVPSREGQKKAFSTCGSHLIVVSLFYGSVMIMYLSPTSEHEAGMQKLVTLFYSVVTPLINPVIYSLRNKDMKHSLQKILKKAENWSRKAQG, via the exons ATGAAAACCTTCAGCAGCCCAAGCAACTCCAGCACCATCACTGGCTTCATCCTCCTGGGCTTCCCCTGCCCCAGGGAGGGGCAGATCCTCCTCTTTGTGCTCCTCTTCATCACCTACCTCCTCACCCTCATGGGCAACGCTTCCATCATCTGTGCTGTGCGCTGCGATCAGAGACTCCACACCCCCATGTACCTCCTGCTGGCCAACTTCTCCTTCCTGGAGATCTGCTATGTCACCTCCACAGTCCCCAACATGTTGGCCAACTTCCTCTCTGACACCAAGGTCATCTCCTTCTCTGGGTGCTTCCTGcagttctatttcttcttctccttgggGTCTACAGAATGCTTTTTCCTGGCAGTCATGGCAGCTGACCGCTACCTCGCCATCTGCAGGCCTCTGCATTATCCTGCTCTCATGACTGGGCGCCTCTGCAACACCCTCGTGATCGGTTGCTGGGTACTTGGTTTCCTCTGGTTCCCTGttcccatcatcatcatctcccaGATGTCCTTCTGTGGGTCCAGAATGATCGACCACTTCCTATGTGACCCGGGCCCTCTGTTGGCCCTCGCTTGTTCCAGAGCCCCACTGATGGAGTTTTTCTGGACAATTATAAGTTCTGTGCTCCtgtttgttccttttctcttcatcATGGGATCTTACATATTGGTGCTGAGAGCTGTGTTTAAAGTTCCTTCAAGAGAAGGTCAAAAAAAAGCTTTTTCCACTTGTGGGTCTCATCTGATAGTAGTTTCACTCTTTTATGGCTCAGTGATGATCATGTATCTGAGCCCAACCTCTGAGCATGAAGCTGGAATGCAGAAGCTTGTGACTCTGTTTTATTCTGTGGTTACGCCCCTCATTAACCCTGTGATCTATAGTCTGAGGAACAAAGATATGAAACATTCCCTGCAGAAGATTTTAAAA AAGGCTGAGAACTGGAGCAGGAAGGCTCAGGGATAA
- the LOC127186751 gene encoding LOW QUALITY PROTEIN: 60S ribosomal protein L8-like (The sequence of the model RefSeq protein was modified relative to this genomic sequence to represent the inferred CDS: deleted 1 base in 1 codon) produces MGRVIRGQRKGAGSVFRAHVKHRKGAARLRAVDFAEQHSYIKGIVKDIIIHDPGRGAPLAKVVFRDPYRFKKRTELFIAAEGIHTGQFVYCGKKAQLNIGNVLPVGTMPEGTIVCCLEEKPGDRGKLARASGNYATVISHNPETKKTRVKLPSGSKKVISSANRAVVGVVAGGGRIDKPILKAGRAYHKYKAKRNCWPRVRGVAMNPVEHPFGGGNHQYIGKPSTIRRDAPAGRKVGLIAARRTGQLRGTKTVQEKEN; encoded by the exons ATGGGCCGTGTGATCCGAGGACAGAGGAAAGGCGCCGGCTCTGTGTTCCGCGCGCACGTGAAGCACCGTAAGGGCGCCGCGCGCCTCCGTGCTGTGGACTTCGCCGAGCAGCACAGCTACATCAAGGGCATCGTGAAGGACATC ATCATTCATGATCCTGGGCGCGGCGCTCCCCTCGCGAAAGTGGTCTTTCGTGATCCCTACCGGTTTAAGAAGCGGACGGAGCTGTTCATCGCCGCGGAGGGGATCCACACTGGGCAGTTCGTGTACTGCGGCAAGAAGGCCCAGTTGAATATCGGCAACGTTTTGCCCGTGGGCACCATGCCTGAGGGTACGATCGTGTGCTGTCTGGAGGAAAAGCCCGGGGACAGGGGCAAGCTGGCACGAGCCTCCGGGAACTACGCCACAGTCATCTCCCACAACCCAGAAACCAAGAAGACCCGAGTGAAGCTGCCCTCGGGGTCCAAGAAGGTCATTTCCTCGGCCAACAGGGCTGTCGTCGGTGTTGTGGCCGGTGGAGGCAGAATTGACAAGCCTATCTTGAAGGCTGGTCGGGCCTACCACAAGTACAAGGCAAAGAGGAACTGCTGGCCACGTGTACGGGGTGTGGCCATGAATCCTGTGGAACATCCCTTTGGAGGTGGTAACCACCAGTACATTGGCAAACCCTCCACTATCCGGAGAGATGCTCCTGCTGGGCGGAAAGTGGGTCTCATTGCTGCCCGCCGGACTGGGCAACTACGTGGAACCAAAACTGTACAGGAGAAGGAGAACTAG